The genomic DNA AGTATAACCACATCCTTAACTTGTTATAATACTTTTAGTGATGTACCAACACCATTGACAATATAATGAACACTATAACTAAACAtcctttcctaaaaaaaatatttatttctaataataataataatcaaatggAACGAACTCAGCATGCATGTGCAACTAACTAACTAAAGTTTACAcccattaatattttttttaggggacactcattttatattttattcatgATTTATGTTGAGCACACATATGCACACGTCATCtatatttaaactatttaaCTATAAACGGAGAATTAGTCCCTGAATAGGAAATAagtagtcactttagtccctgaatgcagaGAAATTGTAAAACAATCTCTTGACTCTGTTGGTCAATTTTAGGGAGTGAATTGACTAATGAAGtctgcattcagggactaaattgactaacagaaTCAGCAATGTGCATTGCATTCAGAGACTATATAACAACTAGACGTGCAACTCCAAAGCTAGTTATCAAGTATAGCAACTAGCAACATGGCTACCGGCGTTACAACAGTGGACTGCCACAAACAAGTAAGATCATGGAGATTGCTACGTTCTCTCATGCAACTACTAATCCCAACCTGCAATTGTACAACCGTAGTTGAAGACCAAGATACAATATCCAAATACTCCTCTTCTTCACTCACACCATCCACCACCATTACAGGCACAATATTTGGATACCGCAAAGGAAAAATAAGTTTTTGCATTCAATCAAATGCAAACTCCACTACCCCAATTCTCCTTCTAGAATTAGCAGTACCAGCAAACATTTTAGCGAGGGAAATGCGAGGAGGAACATTGAGAATCGCATTAGAGAGTAGCAGTGACAATGGAAGAAGATTTTCTTCGCTTTTGTCGACGCCATTTTGGACTATGTACTGTAATGGAAAGAAGGTTGGTTATGCTGTTATGAGAAAGGCTTCGAATACTGATATTGAAGTGTTGAGTTTGATGCGTTCTGTTGCTGTTGGAACTGGAGTAATGAAGTGTAAGGAAATTGTgaataaagaagaagataatgaagttATGTATTTGAGAGGTAGTTTTAAGAGGGTTGGTGGTGGATCTTCTGAATGTGAATCTTTTCATTTGATTGATCCTGAGGGAGATCATAATATTCACCAGGAGCttagtattttctttttgaggtCAATGTAacgattaattaattaattaccttaatctttctttcttttttttcctttcttttatgtAACTATATCACTCTTATATTTTTGAGCTGTGCTTAATTAACCTGCATACCAGAAATGTTGTATAGCAAGTAACTCCATGGCTTTATCCTTAAAGAAGTAGCGGTTGATAAAAGATCAAGATTACGGttgaaattttaagtttttgatcAACCAAGATCACTATTTAAGTTTTATctaattagattagattagatatTAGATTTTTGGAATGATGCTTGTAGCGAATAAtatatacaacaacaaccaaacattTTTCCACCAAATGGAGCGACCACATGGATCAACTTAAATcatgatgttttattttattttattatttttttagagaaagtcatgatgttttattatataaattatattttaatccaactcattaatcacttaaagtatttttttttctagatatTCATATGTGAATCTAACTACACTTAATTTGATCTAACTCTCACTATAAAATTTATAGGTCTCTACTCTACACTAGATATTCACTatatttagtttaaattttaaCCGATCCTTCATGGAGAAAACACTTAATACTATGTGAATTCATGATGCATGTGCATTGCCATATATAGTAGTCATCTCATCCGTTAGATCCAAATATCTACTCCTCAACTATATTAGTGGGTGGGGCATTATTATTGCAGAAATACTCCATATAAATGCATTATGCGTGGATCCAAAAGCATTTTTACGCGTAAACTGACAACTCATAATGTTCTTATTGTTCATACTATTATTGAGCTTAAAAGTTAAAGGCAATTTTTAGAGAATTGCAGCCACCTTTACTTAGCTTCAAAAATGTTTTGGTTACATGCAATTCTCTTCTGTTTAACTCGAGACCAACATTTTTTTATcgttagaaaagaaaaaggtacGGAGCGTCACCCTTCCTTGTTTCtacaattaatttaaattaaaataattataaagggtaaaaatggaTATTAGGTGAAttaataagggtaaaaatgaaatgaaaaacgataagctataagctataactTCAATAGAACCTTAAGCAGTAGAATAAGGTATAAACTCGTTATGAAAAGAAAGTTACCAAACAAGTATATTTTAACAAACGaacttataagcttgttttttaGTCTTGCCAAACAAACCCTTAAGCAGGAAGGACCTACATAATTTTTGGTGTTGTGTGACTATAGTCGGTCACAccagaatttaaaaaaagtaacaataGAAATGTATGTCGCTAACTGATATAGTGATTGAAATGTTTGTCGCCAATATATAAACTATTAAAAATTGATCACAAAGTTAATTAACGACAAAAATAATGATCGAAATTTTGGTAGTTAAAGTATAAACTAAAAAATGAGACTTGCAAGACATACACTAAGTGTGAAGATGGAGGAAACCAAACGTTGATGGAGTTATAATGCGACGTTTGCCCATTACAAACTCAAGTTTGAACCCTCCCTCCAATTAGGAAACCAACATGACCTAAGTTTGAACCCTCCAAGTTTTAACTACATATTACTCTTTAACCATCTAAATTATTGCAGTATTTTGATATAACTACTATAGTAAATGAACACtgattaaaaatgaattatttgaagaaattgaatttgaatcctAACAAAAAAGTCATTAACTAACTTTACTCAATGAAGTGTGGATTATGGTTCAAGTAAGAAGCAGTCCACCTTAACGGTCAGTCAGTGGTATGGTAGTTAGAGCAATGCAAGAGAAGTTACTAACTAAAGAtcaacaaactaaaaaaaatgcaataatctcttctttttttgttctttacCTTCCATTCAAATTTCCATTTTCAACTACTAGCTTCTCTCTTTTTCCTAAATTATGTATCATATCATGCATGCAACATTTCTTCCTAtcccattattttttcaatccTTCTATGGGAAGAATCAAAGTTTCCACCCTTTTCTCTGCTAATAATGGCCATCACTACACTCTTCCTCTTGTAAACAAACCCAATACACACAAAGATCATTTCCCTTCTTCAGTCTTAAAATGTTTTCGACGATTTATCTGTGGAAGTATGCTTCTATTCTTCTATGATTTTCCATAACTTGTTAATTTAGTAGTTAATGTTATGctaaagtttcttttttttggtgttttacTTATCTGGGTTGTGTTCATTTGCAGGGAAAGTTGATGGAGGATCAAGAACAAAGGAAGAAGAGAAAGTGTACTCTTGGTTATATACACTGGCTCAGTCTGAAAAAAACTTGGTCTTTGAGTATGTTAGATCCACTGAAAGAGGCAATTATCTGCATTCTACAATACTACTTTATCAATGAactttgattttataattatcatTCTTTAATTTTTACACCCAATAAagataacttctttttttcaattgtataCTGAAATTAAATTATGGACAAAAAATGTGTCTTGAATGCATGTTTTTTGTGCCGCTTGCGCTATGCAAACTGTAACTACTGTGcaaatttttcataaaagaaatttGGAGGGAGAAAATTGATACTAGGGCTCAACTAAGATTTTCATTGTGGTTTCTGTTGCGATCATTGATATTGTAGAGAATTGCTGTCAAATGTGGCTGATAAGGTCTAATTCGCAGCCAGAGATATTAAAACCTTGATGTTGTAACCCAAATTGCAGTCGTGAGTGGGCTAGTGGATAGGCATTGGTCATTCAAATAAcattttcattgtttatttCCAACTACAATCATATCTATGCTACTcttatgtacatgtaaactagACAGTAGAATATAGTTTTTTCATTGTTCTGATCAGTAAGTAAACACTACCCTCGAGTATTCGTTTGTGTTATTTTCCCCCTTTTGTGTTAACTGTGTTCTTGAATTTTTTGCAGGCTTAAGTTTTACT from Medicago truncatula cultivar Jemalong A17 chromosome 8, MtrunA17r5.0-ANR, whole genome shotgun sequence includes the following:
- the LOC25501859 gene encoding protein MIZU-KUSSEI 1, coding for MATGVTTVDCHKQVRSWRLLRSLMQLLIPTCNCTTVVEDQDTISKYSSSSLTPSTTITGTIFGYRKGKISFCIQSNANSTTPILLLELAVPANILAREMRGGTLRIALESSSDNGRRFSSLLSTPFWTMYCNGKKVGYAVMRKASNTDIEVLSLMRSVAVGTGVMKCKEIVNKEEDNEVMYLRGSFKRVGGGSSECESFHLIDPEGDHNIHQELSIFFLRSM